The following proteins come from a genomic window of Montipora foliosa isolate CH-2021 chromosome 2, ASM3666993v2, whole genome shotgun sequence:
- the LOC137991339 gene encoding uncharacterized protein, whose amino-acid sequence MTQVLHDARKEAQDAMNGFENLAEYLRRDCLEISGVPPSESYTCNQLVMAVGQTIGVQVKEEDISTSHPLPTFREDAPPKIIVKFTRRDTRNSFYTNRRKLIDKKASDLPDLGITAESKVYISESLTRYKKGLFGEVNKLRKRIRWKHIWTQNSRIYIKESDKSTVVGINSYEDLEEFKRNLPPRSNQS is encoded by the exons ATGACGCAAG TCTTGCACGATGCAAGAAAGGAGGCACAAGATGCAATGAATGGCTTTGAAAACCTGGCGGAATATCTAAGGAGAGATTGCCTTGAAATTTCGGGCGTCCCACCGAGTGAGAGTTACACGTGTAATCAGCTTGTAATGGCGGTCGGGCAAACCATCGGTGTACAAGTGAAGGAGGAAGATATATCGACCTCTCACCCATTGCCAACTTTTAGAGAAGATGCTCCACCAAAGATAATAGTCAAGTTTACGAGAAGGGACACGAGGAATAGCTTCTATACAAACCGAAGGAAGCTTATTGACAAGAAAGCTAGTGACCTCCCTGATCTTGGCATCACTGCAGAAAGCAAAGTATATATATCCGAATCCCTGACCAGGTACAAGAAAGGGCTGTTCGGCGAGGTTAACAAGTTGAGGAAAAGGATCAGATGGAAACATATTTGGACTCAGAACAGCCGAATTTATATTAAGGAATCAGACAAGTCGACCGTAGTGGGAATTAATTCATACGAAGACCTCGAAGAATTCAAGAGAAATCTTCCCCCGCGTTCGAACCAGTCTTGA